The Poecilia reticulata strain Guanapo linkage group LG13, Guppy_female_1.0+MT, whole genome shotgun sequence genome has a segment encoding these proteins:
- the guca1c gene encoding guanylyl cyclase-activating protein 3 produces the protein MGSYSSNLDDILEEDMHHWYTKFMRESPSGLITLFELKTMLDMNGMTEEANSYVDQVFYTFDMDGDGYLDFVEYIAAISLLLKGEVNQKLKWYFKLFDQDGNGKIDKDELETIFKAIQDITRSYEIPPETIVTLIYEKIDVKGEGELTLEEFISGAREHPDIMDMLTRMMDLTQVLKIIVKGQRRNAVN, from the exons ATGGGCTCCTACAGCTCAAACTTGGATGACATCTTGGAGGAGGACATGCATCACTGGTACACAAAATTCATGAGGGAATCTCCATCAGGACTAATCACTCTGTTTGAGCTGAAGACGATGCTTGACATGAACGGCATGACAGAAGAGGCCAACAGTTATGTGGACCAGGTGTTCTATACCTTTGATATGGACGGG gaTGGCTATTTAGACTTTGTGGAATACATCGCAGCTATAAGTTTATTGCTGAAGGGAGAAGtaaatcagaaattaaagtgGTACTTCAAGCTTTTTGATCAAGATGGAAATGGGAAAATTGACAAGGATGAGCTGGAAACTATATTTAAG GCTATTCAAGATATCACCAGAAGTTACGAGATACCTCCAGAGACAATTGTGACTCTTATATACGAGAAAATTGACGTCAAAGGAGAAG GTGAGCTGACGCTGGAAGAGTTCATCAGCGGAGCGAGGGAGCATCCTGACATCATGGACATGCTCACAAGAATGATGGATCTCACACAAGTCTTGAAAATCATAGTCAAAGGTCAAAGGAGGAACGCCGTGAATTGA
- the c15h3orf52 gene encoding TPA-induced transmembrane protein homolog isoform X2 — protein MKSGSIELEEIKTNLDQKEMVDGQDGEASVEMNLLKQSNNGGETGMKSKHKDRTSPQNCLSRRGEKSKKLIAALIVIVLITVVIVISVLACCANNVDEDENFDRTTFNLQQKFNGSFQMQTPFSNETQGLNDVQRKLTELYESSHALGRFFSNAETFRLGSESAVVQYKLEFIFPEEELRNSILSREMVYNVFRQFLYDQNEEESGIMFIVPTSLEMHTMH, from the exons ATGAAATCTGGGAGCATTGAGTTGGAAGAAATTAAGACAAATTTGGACCAAAAG GAAATGGTAGATGGTCAAGATGGTGAGGCCAGTGTGGAAATGAATCTGcttaaacag AGCAATAATGGGGGGGAAACAGGCATGAAATCAAAGCACAAGGACAGGACAAGTCCACAG aATTGTTTAAGCcgcagaggagagaaaagcaaaaaactgaTTGCTGCTCTCATTGTCATTGTCCTTATAACTGTTGTGATTGTCATCTCTGTGCTTGCGTGCTGCG CAAACAATGTCGATGAGGATGAAAATTTTGACCGAACGACCTTTAACCTACAACAGAAATTTAATGGGAGCTTCCAGATGCAAACtccattttcaaatgaaaccCAAGGTCTCAATGACGTTCAGAGAAAG CTGACCGAGCTCTATGAATCCTCCCATGCTCTGGGTCGTTTCTTCTCAAACGCGGAGACATTTCGCCTTGG GAGTGAGTCTGCTGTCGTGCAATACAAGCTGGAATTTATCTTTCCAGAAGAGGAGCTTAGGAACTCCATTCTTAGCAGGGAGATGGTGTACAATGTGTTCAGGCAGTTCCTCTACGATCAGAATGAAGAAGAATCTGGGATTATGTTCATTGTCCCAACTTCCTTGGAAATGCACACCATGCATTAA
- the c15h3orf52 gene encoding TPA-induced transmembrane protein homolog isoform X1: MTEEFWSGHRTGKHSWVLHRRGKACSTTKEMVDGQDGEASVEMNLLKQSNNGGETGMKSKHKDRTSPQNCLSRRGEKSKKLIAALIVIVLITVVIVISVLACCANNVDEDENFDRTTFNLQQKFNGSFQMQTPFSNETQGLNDVQRKLTELYESSHALGRFFSNAETFRLGSESAVVQYKLEFIFPEEELRNSILSREMVYNVFRQFLYDQNEEESGIMFIVPTSLEMHTMH; the protein is encoded by the exons ATGACTGAGGAGTTTTGGTCAGGTCACAGAACTGGTAAACACAGCTGGGTGTTGCACAGAAGGGGAAAAGCGTGCAGCACAACAAAG GAAATGGTAGATGGTCAAGATGGTGAGGCCAGTGTGGAAATGAATCTGcttaaacag AGCAATAATGGGGGGGAAACAGGCATGAAATCAAAGCACAAGGACAGGACAAGTCCACAG aATTGTTTAAGCcgcagaggagagaaaagcaaaaaactgaTTGCTGCTCTCATTGTCATTGTCCTTATAACTGTTGTGATTGTCATCTCTGTGCTTGCGTGCTGCG CAAACAATGTCGATGAGGATGAAAATTTTGACCGAACGACCTTTAACCTACAACAGAAATTTAATGGGAGCTTCCAGATGCAAACtccattttcaaatgaaaccCAAGGTCTCAATGACGTTCAGAGAAAG CTGACCGAGCTCTATGAATCCTCCCATGCTCTGGGTCGTTTCTTCTCAAACGCGGAGACATTTCGCCTTGG GAGTGAGTCTGCTGTCGTGCAATACAAGCTGGAATTTATCTTTCCAGAAGAGGAGCTTAGGAACTCCATTCTTAGCAGGGAGATGGTGTACAATGTGTTCAGGCAGTTCCTCTACGATCAGAATGAAGAAGAATCTGGGATTATGTTCATTGTCCCAACTTCCTTGGAAATGCACACCATGCATTAA